The Candidatus Tumulicola sp. genomic sequence GGTCTCTGCGGCTTTGCGCAGGATCGAGGCGATGCGCGCGTGTCCGTACTGAACGTAGTAGACGGGATTGTCCGCCGACTGCGCGACGGCGAGCCCAAGGTCGAACACGAGCGGTGATTCCAGCGCGCGCATGCAGAAGAAGAAGCGGGCAGCGTCGACGCCGACTTCATCCAGCACCTCGCGCAGCGTGACGATGTTGCCCGCGCGTTTGCTCATGGCGACGACCTCGCCGGCGCGCTTGAGCGTGACCTGCTGTGCAGTGAGCACCTCGAGGCTGCCGGGCGCGCCGAGGGCCGACACGATGGCGTTCAGACGCGTGATGTAACCGTGATGGTCGGGACCCCAGATGTCGATGAGGCGTTTGTTGCCGCGTGCGAGCTTGTCGCGATGATATGCCGCATCCGAGGCGATGTACGTCGGCCGTCCGTCGCTTCGCCGAAGCACGCGGTCCTTGTCGTCCCCGAACTGCGTCGAGCGCAACCAGAGCGCGCCCTCTTGCTCGTAGGTCACGCCCCGGCGCTTCAAATCCTCGAGCACGTCGTCCACCGCGCCAGACTCGTGCAGCGACGCTTCCGAGAACCAGCGATCGAAGCGGACCCGGAAATACTCCAGGTCCGCGCGCTGTTGGTCGACGATCGTGTCGCGTCCGAACGTCCGAAGCGTCCGGCGACGCTCTTCGATCGGCGCATGCAGCCATTTGTCGCCGTCGCGGGCGCGCAATCGTTCCGCGGCGTCGACGAGATAGTCGCCCTGGTATCCGTCCTCCGGCAGCGGCGTCGGAACTCCGCACAGCGTCGCGTAACGAGCGAAAAGCGTGTCGGCCAAGAGATCGAGCTGCGTTCCGGCATCGTTGACGTACGTCTCGGTCGAGAC encodes the following:
- the argS gene encoding arginine--tRNA ligase, encoding MTTRYREALTAVERALQRRLEATVGADPGSTPTVALSPARDPAHGDFATAAALAAGKLWKRNPLEVAQSVIASGVKGLTGVATIDVKAPGFINLRMAPAFWGDVVAEIVALGAAYGKSDALKSDGPILLEFVSANPTGPLNVVQGRSSSIGATLAACLRFGGATVSTETYVNDAGTQLDLLADTLFARYATLCGVPTPLPEDGYQGDYLVDAAERLRARDGDKWLHAPIEERRRTLRTFGRDTIVDQQRADLEYFRVRFDRWFSEASLHESGAVDDVLEDLKRRGVTYEQEGALWLRSTQFGDDKDRVLRRSDGRPTYIASDAAYHRDKLARGNKRLIDIWGPDHHGYITRLNAIVSALGAPGSLEVLTAQQVTLKRAGEVVAMSKRAGNIVTLREVLDEVGVDAARFFFCMRALESPLVFDLGLAVAQSADNPVYYVQYGHARIASILRKAAETGREALLERAQASRDIAKLAQPSELALVRRLADFPRTVVDAAKARAPHRLAEYARDVATDFHGFYTECIVLSDDEALTSARLSLCIATRTIIASALDLLGVLAPEKM